A genomic window from Purpureocillium takamizusanense chromosome 2, complete sequence includes:
- a CDS encoding uncharacterized protein (COG:S~EggNog:ENOG503NZQB), whose translation MATATGSHASSDPFDLDNHVPLVFADRARAAQLQNSSPVVDRPIGVSPAPRRSARTPSSPLLRLSNTAATEGAQSAFAPYRPSLEPILEPVSIVEGANRVAQEQTDAYNAKLAVFQAFCESFDHAAKQFTSGIEYSFANQFATSFLDFWRQSLSMLPLATAPTYSSVAAGRSPLQPSGGHATPSFAAPPPAPQQTADQRLHGRPVPAPPKEDLRVFVRLDAEAPARKFESYAIRTHIAAKVGIDLHQIPAAFPVNSGWALRTTDTTTRDLIVQCQEEWAQDLGANTVETSRKWYTYVVANCPRRLTDLQGNEADYDEAVRGEITCQTGLSPVSIRPSRHDSNDLPRTACEKWENSYSPSEHDRLSKTNKGSNQARDRQSRRLLYPSKFSLKIQAWTLTTNKKVASHHSQTRLSKTTGGNQNAANPLHNLRASTLPSARP comes from the exons ATGGCAACTGCCACGGGCTCGCATGCCAGCTCAGATCCCTTTGATCTGGATAATCATGTCCCTCTAGTTTTCGCCGACCGGGCCCGTGCAGCCCAGCTCCAAAACAGCTCCCCGGTCGTAGACCGGCCGATTGGTGTCTCACCTGCGCCACGGCGATCGGCCcggacgccatcctcgccttTACTGCGACTCTCCAATACTGCTGCTACGGAAGGGGCACAGTCTGCATTCGCGCCGTATAGGCCCTCGTTAGAACCCATTCTGGAGCCCGTTTCCATCGTCGAAGGGGCCAACAGGGTCGCACAAGAGCAAACGGATGCGTATAACGCCAAATTGGCAGTCTTCCAAGCGTTCTGTGAATCATTCGACCACGCCGCCAAGCAATTCACGTCTGGAATAGAGTATAGCTTTGCGAACCAATTCGCCACCAGCTTCCTCGACTTTTGGCGCCAGTCTCTCTCTATGCTGCCGCTCGCGACCGCGCCGACGtacagcagcgtcgccgccggccgcagccCTCTGCAGCCCTCCGGGGGCCACGCCACTCCCTCTTTtgcggccccgccgcccgcaccacaACAAACAGCCGACCAACGTCTCCATGGACGACCAGTCCCCGCCCCACCGAAAGAAGACCTCCGGGTCTTCGTGCGACTAGACGCCGaagcgccggcgaggaagttCGAGTCGTACGCGATCCGGACCCACATCGCCGCGaaagtcggcatcgacctccACCAAATCCCGGCAGCGTTCCCCGTGAACTCGGGCTGGGCTCTTCGCACTACAGATACAACTACCAGAGACCTCATCGTCCAGTGCCAGGAGGAATGGGCGCAGGATCTCGGTGCTAACACTGTTGAGACCAGTCGAAAATGGTACACctacgtcgtcgccaactgCCCTCGCAGGCTCACCGATCTGCAAGGCAACGAAGCCGACTACGACGAAGCCGTTCGAGGCGAAATTACCTGCCAAACTGGCCTTTCACCCGTCAGCATCCGTCCGAGCCGTCATGATTCGAACGACCTCCCAA GAACCGCGTGCGAAAAATGGGAGAACAGCTATTCACCCAGCGAGCACGACAGACTGAGCAAAACGAACAAGGGGTCCAACCAGGCCCGCGATCGCCAATCGCGCCGCCTTCTGTACCCGAGCAAGTTCAGCCTCAAGATACAGGCTTGGACGCTTACCACGAACAAGAAAGTGGCGTCGCACCACAGCCAGACGCGTCTCAGcaagacgacgggcgggAACCAGAACGCCGCGAACCCACTCCACAATCTGAGAGCGTCCACTCTGCCCTCAGCCCGGCCGTGA
- a CDS encoding uncharacterized protein (COG:S~EggNog:ENOG503NYRP): MAPSIASNKRKTRHTAHHADFLRKFAQRENEKRRITKAAPLNARQRAALREQLQDMRFLKPDYADGTKINIARILRKWKIYCNATESGPWMEVINRLDRPMAMDFLDHLCERWKITSEGTSWEYWRQYKQLYSSVTGRYFDRNDNREVQKWHDTVLVSKWKLRPPNIDGKPVLGTDDLLVLQTFNIAYDEGVFPSERHRIQLSGCYLLLAFTGARPAEIVDNEKRRPKDGTYEDLYGPKSIRIEDSAYDSDQPVDDNSRLLENMLYQETIARGRPKALCYEDICLSVVRHPQTGMDVLTMAVKFIHHKGVDRKPKPTIFFFTGTRRLMFCIITVVVSIAIGDEAFDAPSLTSATSVFRLRNCGSSKCTPLRWKEEWLKRPLFRGFDGSAVSKEKPLPYHKLNDDMERQTLDAGFEKALGPKAFRRGAANAADGNASDAVRDQMMRHDPRWATFNGAYINEKVEFHLERVVAGEPTDDCLIDLFTHMSLTRDPEARQDMVPDEVWQSLEPNPEIVELEAQRDKLKNGRYRIRGTKHEDKVRQLTKTIRTKKAQREKSIREYYRQYYFYHRPTWEIEQQLAGDDHQVDQAYSVPAVDLHIPERAQLANLLCQHVDDLDFDGFLRLRIEVAELMVSLIGKRETAKRKRIVTKVLSGVSSPVQEKSPEPDRFPLLMAKAQCPRCIGDEAMSVEERTFAYCRPAVMNDHFDREHLATMEKMERDGFIGCMHPKCREADIKLHSLDHFRNHVATIHGVALRPSRR, from the exons ATGGCACCTTCCATCGCTTCCAACAAACGAAAAACCAGGCACACTGCACATCATGCCGACTTCCTCCGAAAATTCGCTCAACGCGAGAATGAAAAACGAAGGATCACAAAGGCAGCTCCTCTCAACGCCAGACAGCGTGCCGCCCTTCGTGAGCAGCTCCAGGACATGCGCTTTCTCAAGCCGGATTACGCCGATGGCACCAAGATTAACATCGCACGGATATTGAGGAAGTGGAAAAT ATACTGCAACGCTACGGAAAGCGGCCCATGGATGGAGGTGATCAACAGACTCGATcggccgatggcgatggatTTCCTCGATCATCTTTGTGAAAGATGGAAGATTACGTCTGAAGGTACTTCGTGGGAGTATTGGCGTCAGTATAAGCAGCTCTACAGCAGCGTGACGGGTCGATATTTCGACAGAAACGACAATAGAGAGGTCCAGAAG TGGCACGATACCGTTCTGGTTTCTAAGTGGAAACTTCGACCTCCCAACATCGACGGGAAGCCAGTCCTTGGTACCGATGACCTCCTGGTACTGCAGACCTTCAACATAGCATACGACGAAGGCGTCTTCCCTTCTGAGCGACACCGCATCCAGCTCTCAGGCTGCTACCTGCTCCTGGCGTTTACTGGCGCTCGACCTGCCGAGATAGTGGATAATGAGAAAAGGCGGCCGAAAGATGGAACATATGAAGATCTCTATGGTCCGAAGAGCATCAGAATTGAGGACTCAGCCTACGATTCGGATCAGCCTGTCGATGACAACTCTCGCTTGCTCGAGAACATGTTGTACCAGGAGACCATAGCTCGCGGACGACCAAAAGCTCTTTGCTATGAAGACATATGCTTGTCGGTTGTACGCCATCCGCAGACCGGTATGGACGTTCTAACCATGGCGGTCAAGTTCATTCACCACAAAGGAGTTGATCGTAAGCCCAAACC GaccatcttcttcttcactgGTACAAGAAGACTTATGTTTTGTATCATCACTGTCGTCGTTAGTATCGCTATCGGTGACGAGGCGTTTGATGCGCCGAGCCTAACAAGTGCGACGAGCGTTTTCCGACTCCGAAACTGTGGATCGAGCAAGTGCACGCCACTGCGTTGGAAAGAAGAATGGCTGAAACGACCCCTATTCCGCGGTTTCGATGGTTCGGCCGTGTCAAAGGAGAAACCCCTGCCGTATCATAAGTTgaacgacgacatggagcgACAAACTCTTGACGCCGGGTTTGAGAAAGCGCTAGGGCCGAAGGCATTTCGCAGAGGAGCCGCCAACGCGGCGGACG GTAACGCATCTGATGCTGTGCGCGACCAGATGATGCGCCATGATCCGAGATGGGCCACTTTCAACGGCGCCTACATCAACGAAAAGGTCGAATTTCACCTTGAGAGAGTTGTGGCAGGCGAACCAACAGATGATTGTCTGATCGATCTCTTCACGCACATGAGCTTGACGCGTGACCCAGAAGCTAGGCAAGACATGGTGCCCGACGAAGTCTGGCAAAGTCTAGAACCCAATCCCGAGATCGTGGAACTAGAGGCTCAGAGGGACAAGCTGAAGAACGGGCGGTATCGAATTCGAGGCACTAAACACGAAGACAAGGTACGACAGCTTACGAAGACGATCCGAACGAAGAAGGCGCAACGCGAGAAGAGTATTCGAGAATACTATCGGCAGTACTACTTCTACCATCGTCCCACGTGGGAGattgagcagcagcttgccggTGATGACCATCAAGTCGACCAAGCATATTCAGTACCAGCGGTCGATCTTCACATACCGGAGCGTGCGCAGCTGGCAAACTTGCTATGCCAACACGTAGATGACCTGGATTTCGATGGCTTCTTGCGGCTGCGTATTGAGGTCGCTGAGCTCATGGTTTCTCTGATTGGAAAGCGAGAAACGGCCAAACGCAAGCGCATCGTCACGAAGGTGCTGAGCGGCGTCTCCAGCCCGGTGCAGGAGAAATCACCGGAGCCCGACCGTTTTCCGCTGCTCATGGCAAAGGCACAGTGTCCTCGTTGCATCGGCGATGAAGCAATGTCTGTGGAGGAGAGAACATTTGCCTATTGTCGGCCGGCCGTGATGAACGATCATTTTGACCGCGAACATCTTGCGACGATGGAAAAGATGGAACGCGACGGCTTCATCGGCTGCATGCACCCGAAGTGCAGAGAGGCGGACATTAAGCTGCACAGTCTTGATCATTTTCGGAATCACGTCGCCACGATCCATGGTGTTGCTCTTCGACCCTCCCGACGGTAA